In Natator depressus isolate rNatDep1 chromosome 17, rNatDep2.hap1, whole genome shotgun sequence, one genomic interval encodes:
- the UBE2G1 gene encoding ubiquitin-conjugating enzyme E2 G1 gives MTELQSALLLRRQLAELNKNPVEGFSAGLIDDNDLYRWEVLIIGPPDTLYEGGVFKAHLTFPKDYPLRPPKMKFITEIWHPNVDKNGDVCISILHEPGEDKYGYEKPEERWLPIHTVETIMISVISMLADPNGDSPANVDAAKEWREDRNGEFKRKVARCVRKSQETAFE, from the exons agctcAACAAAAATCCAGTGGAAGGTTTTTCAGCAGGTTTAATAGACGACAATGATCTTTACCGATGGGAAGTCCTCATTATTGGTCCTCCAGATACATTGTA TGAAGGTGGCGTCTTCAAGGCTCATCTCACTTTTCCAAAAGACTATCCTCTCAGGCCGCCGAAAATGAAGTTCATCACAGAAATCTGGCATCCAAATG TTGACAAGAACGGTGATGTCTGCATTTCAATTCTTCATGAGCCTGGAGAAGACAAATATGGCTATGAAAAACCTGAGGAACGCTGGCTTCCCATCCACACAGTGGAAACTATAATGATTAGTGTCATTTCTATGCTGGCAGATCCCAATGGTGACTCTCCCGCTAATGTTGATGCAGCG AAAGAATGGAGAGAAGACAGAAATGGAGAATTCAAAAGGAAAGTTGCCCGCTGTGTAAGAAAAAGCCAAGAGACTGCTTTTGAGTGA